From the Actinomadura luzonensis genome, the window CGAACGGTCGGGACGAGATGGTCTCCTATGTGGAGGCCGCCATGGCTGAGCAGGCGGAGGGCCGTTCGATGCCCTTCGCCATCCGGTGGCTGAACACCGACCGCGTGGTCGGTGCCACCCGTCTCATGCACCTGGAGTACTGGCAGGGCCCCATGCCCTGGCCTCCGGGCACGCGCGGCGCGGTGGGCGACATCCCGTCCGTGGCGGACATCGGTTACACCTGGCTGGGCGCGAGCGCCCAGGGCACGGGAGTCAACCGGGAGAGCAAGTTCCTCATGCTCTCGCACGCCTTCGAGACCTGGGACGTCCATCGCATCACGTTGAAGGCAGACGTACGCAACACCAAGTCCCGGGCCGCCATCGAGGCCCTCGGCGCACACTTCGACGGGGTGCGGCGAGCGGACAGCCGAGGCGCCGACAACACGGTCCGAGATACCGCGTTCTACTCGATCCTGAACTGCGAATGGCCGCTCGTGCGTGAGCGCCTGATCGCACGGATGGGACTGTTCGAGGCAGCCTGAGTCCCCGTTCACCACGGCCCCGCCCTCCTTCGGGCGGGGCCGGTATTTTTCCCGGTCTGTCCCGGCTCTGTCTGACCGCATGCTCAACACCCGATCTGGATCTAGGTGACGAGCGAGCATGGATCTATCATTTGGTCACAAAACGTTCCATTGGCTGGGAGACAGACGGCATGGCTGGTCAGAGCGGTGAGGGCGGGCTGTGGTTCGCCGTGCTCGGTCCTGTCCGCGCGTGGCGTGACGGCCGGGAACTCGACCTGGGCACCCCGCTGCAGCGGTCCATCCTCGGGATGCTGCTGCTGCGCGAGGGCCGCGCGGTCACGCCCAACGAGATGATCGACGCGGTCTGGGGCGAGGACGCGCCGCCACGGGCCCTCGGCGCCCTGCGCACCTACGTCTCCCGCCTCCGCACCGTGCTCGAACCCGACCGGCCCGCCCGCTCCCGTCCCGAGCTGCTGACCTCCATCGGCCGCGGCTACGCGCTGCGCCTGCCCGACGACGCCCTCGACCTCACCCGCTTCGAGCGCCGCATCGCCGCCGCCGAGGCCGCGCGCAAGGCCGGCCGCCCGCGCGAGGCCGCCGAGGGCCTGCGCGCCGCGCTCGCCCTGTTCGAGGGCGAGCCGCTGGCCGGCACCGTCGGCCCGTACGCCGAGCACCAGCGCGACCGCCTGGCCGAGCGCCGCCTCAGCGTCGTCGAGACCCTGATGGACGTCGACCTCGAACTCGGCGACCACGCCGCCGTCGTCTCCGAGCTGATCGCGCTCACCGCCGACCACCCGCTGCGCGAGCGCCTGCGCGCCCAGCTCATGCTGGCCCTCTACCGCTGCGGCCGGCAGGGCGACGCGCTCAACGTCTTCACCGAGACCCGCGAGGCGCTGATCGACGAGCTGGGCATCGAGCCCGGCCCCGAGCTGGCTGCGCTGCACCAGCGCATCCTGGCCGCCGACCCCACGCTCGCGCCGCCCCCGGCCCCCGCCGAGCCGGCGGCGCCCGCCACCGGAACCGCCGCCGGGCCCTCCGCCGCCCCCGCTCATGGGGCCGCCGGGCGTCCCGACGAGCCGGCGCCCGAGCCAGCCGACGACGACCAGCCCGCCCCGCCCGAGCTGCCGCGCCCCGCCCAGCTCCCCGCCGCCGTCACCGACTTCACCGGCCGCAAGGAGGTCGCCGGCCGGCTGCGCACGCTGCTGTCCACGGCCTCCGCCGACGGCGTGCCGATGGTCGCGATCTCCGGCATCGGCGGCGTCGGCAAGACCACCCTCGCCGTGCACGTCGCCCACCAGGTCGACGAGGTCTTCCCCGACGGCCAGCTCTACGCCGACCTGCGCGGCTACACCGACGGCACCACCGCGCCCGAGTCCGCGCTCGGCGGCTTCCTGCGCGCCCTCGGCATCCCGCCCGACGTCATCCCCGACGGCCTGCCCGAGCGCTCGGCGCTCTACCGCTCGATCCTGGCCGAGCGCCGCATCCTCGTGCTGCTCGACAACGCCCGCGACGCCGAGCAGGTCAGCCCGCTGCTGCCCGGCTCGCCTGGCTGCGCCACGATCGTCACCAGCCGGGTCAAGCTGGCCGACCTGCCCGGCGCCCGGCTGGTCGACCTCGACGTGATGGAGCCGGACGAGGCCCTGTCGCTGTTCGCCGCCGTCGCCGGGCCCGAACGGGTGGCCGCCGAGCACGGCGCGGCCATGGACGTCGTCGCCGCCTGCGGCTTCCTGCCGCTCGCGGTCCGCATCGTGGCCGCCCGGCTGGCCGCCCGCCCGTCCTGGACGGTCGCCTCGCTGGTGCCGCGCCTGGCCGACGAGCAACGCCGGCTCGACGAGATGCGGGTCGGCACCCTGGCCGTCGAGGCCACCTTCGCGCTCGGCTACAGCCAGCTCACCGCCGAGCAGGCCCGCGCGTTCCGGCTGCTGTCGCTGCCCAACGGGCCCGACGTCTCCTCCGGCGCCGCCGCGGCCGTGCTCGCGCTGAGCGCGTTCGAGGCCGAGGAGGTGCTGGAGTCGCTGGTGGACGCGAGCCTGCTGGAGGCCCCCGGCCCCGGCCGCTACCGCTTCCACGACCTGCTCAAGCTGTTCGCCCGGCGCGAGCTGGACAAGAGCGAGCGCCCCCAGGCCAAGGCGCTCGCGCTGCGCCGGCTGCTCGGCTTCTACCTGGCCTCCGCCCAGTCGGCGCACCGGCTGGCCTACGAGGGCAGCGCCATCGCCGACAACCTCGTGGTGGTCGGCAGCGGACGCACGTTCACGACGGTGGACGAGGCCGTGGCGTGGCTGATCGCCGAGGGCGACTCGTTGTTCGCCGCCATCGGCCAGGCCGCCGACTCCTCCCGCACCGGCGAGCAGCTGCTGCCCGCCGGCGACCTGCTGGTGGCCATGGAGCCGCTGCTGGAGTCCGGCACCCACACCCGCGAGTTCGACCAGGGCACCAGGGCCGTGCTGGCCGCCGCGCTCAAGCTCGGCGACCGGGGCAGCGAGCTGCGCTCCCGCTACGTGCTGGGCCGGGTGCTGTTCGCCGCCAACCGGCTGCGCGAGGCCGAGGAGCAGTTCCGGCGGGTGCGCGAGCTGTCGGCCGAGCGCGGCGAGAAGGTCGTCACCGGCGAGGTGCTCAACGCCCTGGCCGTGGTCGTCGGCAGGCAGCGCCGCCACGCCGAGGCGCTGACCCTGTTCGAGGCCGCGATGGCCTGGTACCGGGAGAACGGCGTGCCGGCCGGCGAGGCGCTGGTGCTCAGCTACTCCGCCCGCGACCACCTGGGCCTCGGCCACCCCGAGGACGCCATCGCCGCCGCCGAGAAGGGCCTGGCCATCTTCACCGAGATGGGCAGCGGCGCCGGCACCGCGCGGGCCCGCTACCACCTGGGCATCGTCCTCAGCAGGGTCGGCCGGCTCACCGAGGCCGTGCACCACCACGCCGAGTGCCTGGCCTTCTTCCGGGCCAGCAAGCAGCGGGTCTGGGAGCAGCGGGTGTGCTCGCGGCTGGCGGAGACGTTCATCGCCGCCGAGCGGTACCCGGAGGCGGTCCGCCACGCCGAGCAGGCGCTCGTCGTCTCCAGGGAGATCGGCCACCCGTACGGCGAGGCGCTGTCGCTGACCGTGCTCGGCAAGGCCCTGCGCGGGCTCGGCAGCACGGCGCGGAGCGTCGACTGCCTACGACGGGCGTTCGACATCTTCTCGCGGCTCGGCGCCCCCGAGGCCGGCGACCTCAAGGTCCTGCTCGACACCGTCGCTCTGACCGACCCCATGACCGGCCCCATGACCGGTGCCGCGGTCAGCGGTGTCGTCGAGACCTGAGTACAGCTCGTCGTCCAGACGTGTCATCCACACATGGTTGATCAAGGCTGTCCTCGGCATTCACGATCGCGCTCTCGATCGGAGCTGATGAGCAGCCCGGCCGGTCATCCTCGCCACCGCGCGTCGCTAGGGGGCCCGGTCATCCGGATGCTCCGCGCGGTGGCCAGCCGCCTCACTGATCAGACGACCGGCCGGACTCCGACACGGCCCTCGAACCCCCCAGGTCCGTGTCGTGCGTCACACTCTTCACGACCGGGGTCAACGTCCAATCAACGGCGGATTAAAGCAGGAAATAACCCTCCGCTATGAGCGGCCGGATGGCGTCGGCGTCGGGCATCTCACCCTGTCCGACCAGCTCGGCGATGACGTTGAGCAGCGGGCCGAGCGCCAGCTCGCCGTCGCACACCCCGGCCAGCGCGGCCTCCACCGTGCCGACCTCCCTGCTGCGCCGCAGCCCCTGGGTCTGGCGCAGCACGATGCGGATCGGGTCCTCGGCGCCGGGCAGGCCGATGCGCTCGTCGAGCAGGCCGTCGGCGGTGCGCAGCCGGGCCGCGTCGAGGCCCTGCGCCCGGTGCGCGGCGGCGATCGCGTCGAGCACGTCGTCCACGTAGTCGCCGACGGGGAGCGCCACCTGGTGGTCGAGGTGCTCGACCCGGACGACGGGGTCGAGGCTGCCGGACGCGCGCAGGCTGATCCAGCCGAAGCCGATCCCCTCGACCTTGTTGTCGTCGAACCAGCCGAGCCAGCGGTCGTAGAGCTCGGTGTAGCGGGCGGTGCCCTGCTGGGCGGCGTCCCTCAGCCACAGCTCGACGTACTCGGCCGGGTCCTGGACGTCGCGCTGCACCACCCAGCCGTCGCAGCCGGTCTCGCGCAGCCAGCCGCCCACCCGGTCGTGCCAGTCCTCGCCCTCGACGTGCAGCCAGTTGGCCAGGAAGTGGGCCTGGCCGCCCGGGTTGAGCCGGGCGGGGGTGCCGCGCACCAGCTCGCGGCAGAAGGAGTCGCCGGCCTGCCCCGACTCGCGGTAGGTCAGCTCGCCGCCGTCGCCGGGGGCGATGACGAACGGCGGGTTGCTCACGATCAGGTCGAACCGCTCGTCGCCGACCGGGTCGTACATCGAGCCGGCCCGCGCCTCCACGCCCTCGACGCCGGACAGCGCCCAGCTCAGCCGGGCCAGCTCCAGGGCGCGCGGGTTGAGGTCGGTGGCGACGATCCGCCCGGCCCGCCCGGCCAGGTGCAGCACTTGTACGCCGCAGCCGGTGCCGAGGTCGAGCGCGCTGCCCACGGGCCGGCGGGTGACGAGCTGGGCCAGGTTGGCCGAGGCCCCGCCGGCCCCCACGACGTGGTCGGGCCGCAGCGGCGGGTCGCCGGGCCGCACTTTGCGGTCGGAGACCAGGTAGCCGCCGGTCTCCCACGGCTGCAGGTGCACGGTGGCCCGGATCTCGCCGTCGCCGGTCTCCTCGACCAGCCCGGACCGCGCGACCTCCGGGGCCACGGCCGCGGCCGGGACGGGCACGCCGAGCCACCACAGCCTGATCAGGACGGCGAGGGGGTCGCCGTCGGCGGTCGCCCGCAGGGCGGGGACCAGCTCCTCGCGGGCCAGGGCCGAGGCGGCCATGCTGCCCAGTCGTTCGCGTACGCCGTCGATCGTGTAGTCGGTCTCGAGCAGATGATGGCGCAGTCGTTCCACGCGTCCATCCTTTCACCGCGGACGCTCGCGCATGATCTGATACCGACAGTGCCCATACTGTTACTTAGATACCCAAGTGAACTGCAAGCGGCGGATAAGTGGGACACGGTATCTCTAGGGGTGCACGGCACGACATCCCGAGGAGTGGACCCATGCTGATCCCTTGCTTGGCCTGCGAGTCCCGCTTCGGGCCCGACGAGTACTTCAGCGCCTGCTCCGACTACAACCGCGGCCTGGACCTCGTCTCCTGGACGTGCCCGCGCTGCGGCAATCGCGACGACCTGCGGGTGCTGCCCGGCGAGCTGGGCTTCGGCTACCCGCACCGGGGGCGGTTCGACGTGCACGACCGGCTGCGCGTGCCCGGCCTGCGGCGTCATCGTGGCGACCTGCGGCTCGACATTTCCTTGGACCGCTCCAGCTGGCGCGTCCCCACGCGGCTGCGCCAGCCGGCCTGAGCGGGCGGGATCAGGCGGGCTCGGCCGCCAGCGGCACGGCCCAGCCGTCCGGGTCGTCGCCGCGCAGCACCCGTTCGAGGTCGGCGACCAGCGCCTCGGCCAGCTCCTCCCGCGACTCCCCGGTGGCCGCGCCGAGCCGGGGCGTCAGCACGACGTTCGGCAGCCGGATCAGGGGGTGGGAGGCGTCCAGCCACTCGCCCTCGAAGTGGTCGAGCCCGGCGCCGCCCACCTGGCCCTGGCGCAGCGCCTCGACCAGGGCCGTCAGGTCGTGGAGCGCGCCACGCGAGGTGTTGAGGTAGATCGCGCCCGGTCGCATCGCGCCGAACTCGGCGTAGCCGAACAGGCCGCGGGTCTCGTCGGTCAGCGGCACGTGCAGCGAGACCACGTCCGACTCGGCGAGCAGGTCGGGGAAGGCGTGCGTGGCCTCGGGGTCGCGCGGGTCGCAGGCGATCACCCGCATGCCGATGCCCTCGCAGCGCCAGCGCATGGCCCGGCCGGTGCGGCCGAGCCCGACGATGCCGAGCGTGCGGCCGGTGAGCCGGCGCCCGCGGTGGCGCTGGGCGGGCGGCACCCTCCCGTGGTACGGGCGGCCCCTGCGGACCTCCCTGTCGGCCGTGACGATGTGCCTGCTGACCGCGAGCATCAGCGCCAGCGTCAGCTCGGCCACCGCGTCGGGGTCGCGGTCGCGGGCGTGCAGCACGGTGACCCCGCGCTCGGCGGCGAGGGCCAGGTCGACGCTGGAGGGCTGGCCGAGGACGGCCACGACGCGCAGGTCCAGGTCGAGGACGGAGGCGCGCACCTGGTCCCCGTCGGTGACGAGCACGGTGGCGCCGGTCGCCACGACCAGGTCGGCCAGCCGGTCGTCGGTGAACCCGAGGCTGGGGCGCGGCGGAACCTCGGTCAGCTCGGCCACCTCGCGCAGGCGGGCGAGCGCGCTCTCCGGCATGGCGGGCAGCACCAGAGCCCGAGGTCTGTTCACATTCAGGACAATAACACCACAGACCGTGCTCAATTCATCGCTCCCCGCGCAGGCATCAGAGCCCGTCAGGCAACCCCCTTGTCGCTCGCGGGGGCTGGCGCACGGGCACCCGATCCGCTCGCGCGGACTCCCGGCAGCCTCCTGGCCCGCCCCACGTCGCCGGCGTCACAGCGGCGCCGCGGCGGCCTCACGCCCGGGTCACCCGGCCGGCTGGCGGAGGCTGTGCCACGCGGCCTCGCCCAGGCCCTTGATCTCCTCCTCGGTGGGCGTGTGCGCCCCCGCGAACCACAACCGGCACATCTCCTGCGCCGGGCCCAGCCACAACACGTAACACATGGTCGGATGGACCGGCTGGAGCAGCCCGTTCTTCATGTGCGGCCGCCACCAGTCGGAGACCTGGCGGAAGAAGGCGCGGCGGGCCTCGGCCACCTCCACGCCGCCCGGCTCCTGCTTGCGCGGCGGGCGCTCGCTGATGAACAGCCGGGCGCGCTCCGGGTGCTCGCCGGCCCAGCGCATGTGGAAGGCGACCACGGCCTCGATGCCGTCGCGCGCCTCCTCGTGCCGCGTCAGCTCGGCGAGGAACGCCTCCTGGTAGGCGTCGAGGATCTCGGCGTACAGGACGCCGAAGACGTGTTCCTTGCTGGCGAAGTGGTGGTAGAAGCTGCCGACGCTTACGCCGCTCTCCTCGCGGAGGCTGGCCAGCGTCGTGGCCGAGACCCCGTCCTGGCTGAAGCGGCGGAGGGCGCCCTCGATGATGCGGGTCCGGCCGTCGCGTCCGTTCTTGGCACTCTTCACGCTGTCAATGGTGTGGCACCAGAACCTTGTTCCGCAAATAGCACCGCCTGATCGATCATAGCGGTCACTTCGACAGCACCCGAACTCACCGTCATCCGGGCGTCCGGCCACATCCTACGCACCAGGCGTAACATACGCCGGTTCTCCCCCATCACGTCGGCCGCCACCGTCCGCGCGCCCCGGACGGCGGCCCGCAGCACCAGCGCGTTGATCAGCCGCGGGCCGAGGCCGAGGCCCTGCCAGCGGTCGGTCACCACCACCGCGACCTCGACGTCGGCGAGGCCGCCCCGGTAGCTCATGCCGTGCCCGACGACCTCGCCGTCCGGCGTGGTGGCCACCAGCGCGTCACGCCGCTCGTCGAGCGCGATCATCGCGCGGACCAGGCTCGCCGCCGGCTGGGCGTACCCGGAGAAGAACCTCAGCGTCTTCGTGTGCAGCGACAGCCCGCACAGGAAGTGCCTGATCCGCTCCTCGTCCTCCGGGCGGACGGGCCTGATCTGAGTCTGATGCATGAACCCAGCCTGCTCCTCGACCCCTGAGTCTGTCAATCGAACTCAGGTATAATGCAAAGATGAACGTTCCCTTCCGGGTGGACAACTGCTCGATCGAGCGCACCCTGGACATCGTCGGGGAGAAGTGGACCTTCCTGGTGCTGCGTGAGGCGTTCAGCGGCGTGCGGCGCTTCGCCGACATGCAGGCCGTCACCGGCGCCCCCCGCCAGGTGCTCAGCGCCCGCCTGGCCCGGCTGGTCGAGGAGGGGTTGCTGCGCAAGGAGCCCTATCGCGAGCCCGGCCAGCGCCAGCGCGACGAGTACCGCCTCACCGACAAGGGCCGCGACCTCTATCCACTGCTGGTCGCGCTCATGCACTGGGGCGACAAGTACCTCGCGGGCGAGGAGGGCCCGCCCGTGCTGCTCACCCACCGCGACTGCGGCGCCCCCATCGAGCTGCACTTCCGCTGCGCCGACGGCCACGAGGTGGCCGGCCCGCGCGAGGTCACCCCGCTGCCCGGCCAGGGCGCCCGGGTCAGGAGCGCCTGACCAGGCGAGGCGCGTACGGGGGCACCGGTGCGGGTGCCTACCCTGGAGAGCGTGTACCGGTTCCTGCTGACGCCCCGATGGCTCGGGCTCACCCTGGTGGTGCTGCTCGTCATCCCCGCCTTCGTCCTGCTCGGGCGCTGGCAGTACGGGCGCTTCGAGGAGCGGTCGGCCAACAGCGAGCGGGTCACCGCCAACATCGAGGCCCCGCCGGTGCCGCTGGAGAAGCTGGCCGCGCCGGGCGGGAAGGTCAGCGAGGACGACCGGTTCCGCCGCGTCACCGTGGCCGGCTCGTACGACACCGCGCACGCGCTCGTCGTCCGGCGCCGCCCGCAGGAGGGCCGCCCCGGCTTCTACGTCCTGACCCCGCTCGTCACCGCCGGCGGCACCGCCGTGCTGGTCAACCGCGGCTGGGTCCCGGCCGGCGCCACCGCCGACACCCCGCCCGCCGTCCCGCCGCCGCCCACCGGTCAGGTAACTGTCACCGGCCGGCTACGGCCGAGCGAGACCGAGGAGTCGGCCGGCCTCCGCGAGGTCTCCGGGCTGCCGCCCGGCCAGGTGCTGCTCATCGACGCCGGCGCGATCGGCCGGCGGCTGCCGTACCGGGTGCTGGACGGGTACGTCGAGCTCATCGCCCAGCAACCGGCCGCCACCCCGGCGCCCGCTCCCGTCCCCGAGCCCGACGTGGGCGCCGGCGGCGGGCTCAACCTGGCCTACGCCTTCCAGTGGTGGCTGTTCATCGGCATCGCGATCGGCGGCTGGATCCTGCTCATGCGGCGCGAGGCCGCCGAGCTGCGGGTCAAGGCGCGGCCCGCCGCTCCCGCCGCCGCCGAGGAGGCCCAGACCCCGGCGACGTAATGTAAGGGCGTGATCCGGCACATCGAGTTCGCCAACCTCTGCAACTTCCGCGACATGGGCGGATACCGCACCGCCGACGGCCGCGCCGTCCAGTGGCAGCGGCTCTACCGCGCCGACTCGCTCGGCTGGCTCGCCGGCGACGACCTGCCCGCCTTCCGCGCGCTGCGCGTGCGCACCGTCATCGACCTGCGGCACCCGTTCGAGGTGGAGAAGATGGGGCGGGTGCCGGAGAGCGAGGGCCAGAGCTACCACAACCTGCCCATCGAGGGCCGCCGCTGGGACGTCGCCGCCTACAGCGACGCCCTGGGCGTGGCCCGCTACCTGGCCGACCGCTACCTCGAGGTCAGCGAGGACGGCGTCGCCAACCTCAGGACGGCGCTGGAGACCATCGCCGAGGCGGGCAACGCCCCGGTGGTGATCCACTGCGCGGCCGGGAAGGACCGCACCGGCGTGCTGGCCGCGCTGGTGCTGGCGCTGGCCGGGGTGAGCGAGGACGACATCGTCGCCGACTACGCCCTCACCGGGCTCGCCACCGAGCGCTTCGTCGCCGACTGGCGCCGCCGGCACCCCGAGGCGCCCATGTGGCCGGGCTTCGGCCTCGCCCCCGCCGAGGCGATGCGCCACTTCCTCACCGATCTGTCCGCCCGGCACGGCTCACCCGAGCGGTACGTCACGCAGGTCATCGGCCTTTCTCCCGACGCGATCGGCGAGTTGCGCCGGCATCTGCTGACTGAAAGCGCGCCGGAGGGGTAGTGGCGCGCCGGGGTCCGCATGAGCAGTACCCTCGCCGACGGCGGACCCTCGAACACCCGGGATCGCCAGCCATCCCCCTCCCGGCGATCCCGGGGTTCCAATCCGTCGGATATCCAACGGATACGTCGCAGCTTGTTCGACGTTATCCCGCCGTCGTACGGTTACCTGCGTGACTACGCCGCTGCTCCCCGACCCCGAACCCCGGCGGCGCGATTATGTGATCATCTCCGCCGACGACCACCTGATCGAGCCGCCCGACCTCTTCGAGGGCCGGCTGCCGGAGAAGTACGCCGACGTCGCGCCCAAGGTGGTGGAGACGGAGGCGGGTCACCAGGTCTGGCGCTACGGCGGCGCCACCTACCCGTGCGCCGGCATCGACGTCGGCGCGGGCCTGCCGCGCGAGCAGTGGACCCTCGACCCGGTCCGCTTCGAGAACATGCGTCCCGGCTGCCACGACATCGAGGCCCGCGTCCAGGACATGGACGTGGCCGGCATCTGGGCCGCGCTGTGCTTCCCCGGCATGCTGGCGCAGCAGGCCGGCATGCCGTTCGCCCGCACCCGCGACCAGGAGCTCGGCCTCGCCCTCGTGCGGGCGTGGAACGACTGGCACATCGACGTCTGGGCGGGCACCTACCCCGAGCGCATGATCGGCCTGCAGCTCCCTTGGCTGCCCGACCCCGACGTGGCCGCCAAGGAGATCCGGGCCAACGCCGCCCGCGGCTTCAAGGCCGTGGTCTTCCCCGAGTTCCCCAACCGGATGCGGCTGCCGTCGATCCACACCGGCCACTGGGACCCGTTCTTCGCCGCCTGCGAGGAGACTGGCACCGTCGTGTGCCTGCACACCAGCGACTCCTCCTGGTCGCCGGTGCCCTCGCCGGACACCCCGATCGAGGCGATCACCACGCTGATGCCCACCACGGCGATGTTCGCCTGCGCCGACTGGTTGTGGTCGGGGCTGCCGCTGCGCTTCCCCGCGCTGCGCGTGCTCATCGTCGAGGGCGGCGTGGGCTGGCTGCCGCTGCTGGCCGAGCGCGCCGACTACGCTCTCGACCACCCGGTGGCCGGGGAGGCGTCCTGGGACGGCGGGCTCAAGCCGAGCGAGGTGCTGCGCCGCAACTTCTTCTTCGGCACCCGCGACGACCACGCCCTGTCGGGGGTGCGGCTCGCGGTCGGCCTCGACCACGTGCTCCAGGAGAGCGGCTACCCGCACTCCGACTCCACCTGGCCCGACACGCAGAAGGCCGTCTCGCGCAACCTCGGCCCGCTGCCGCCCGCGGACATCGCCCGGGTGGCCTACGGCAACGCGGCCCGCCTGTTCGGGCACCCGCTGCCGTCGCGGGCCTGGCTGCGCATGGAGGAGATCTGAGCCCTTCCTGAGCTGGGCCTCTCCGGAGCTAGGCCTCTTCGGCGTGGCCCAGGATGACCCGGCGCTCGTGCTCGACGTAGCGGCCGCTCTCGCCGAGCAGCGACGCGGCCAGCCAGAGGAACACGCCGAAGTCGTCGGCGACGCC encodes:
- a CDS encoding GNAT family N-acetyltransferase, giving the protein MPALVTLSGRLVRLEPLSLAAVDDLVAAASEDRATYAFTRVPNGRDEMVSYVEAAMAEQAEGRSMPFAIRWLNTDRVVGATRLMHLEYWQGPMPWPPGTRGAVGDIPSVADIGYTWLGASAQGTGVNRESKFLMLSHAFETWDVHRITLKADVRNTKSRAAIEALGAHFDGVRRADSRGADNTVRDTAFYSILNCEWPLVRERLIARMGLFEAA
- a CDS encoding AfsR/SARP family transcriptional regulator, with the protein product MAGQSGEGGLWFAVLGPVRAWRDGRELDLGTPLQRSILGMLLLREGRAVTPNEMIDAVWGEDAPPRALGALRTYVSRLRTVLEPDRPARSRPELLTSIGRGYALRLPDDALDLTRFERRIAAAEAARKAGRPREAAEGLRAALALFEGEPLAGTVGPYAEHQRDRLAERRLSVVETLMDVDLELGDHAAVVSELIALTADHPLRERLRAQLMLALYRCGRQGDALNVFTETREALIDELGIEPGPELAALHQRILAADPTLAPPPAPAEPAAPATGTAAGPSAAPAHGAAGRPDEPAPEPADDDQPAPPELPRPAQLPAAVTDFTGRKEVAGRLRTLLSTASADGVPMVAISGIGGVGKTTLAVHVAHQVDEVFPDGQLYADLRGYTDGTTAPESALGGFLRALGIPPDVIPDGLPERSALYRSILAERRILVLLDNARDAEQVSPLLPGSPGCATIVTSRVKLADLPGARLVDLDVMEPDEALSLFAAVAGPERVAAEHGAAMDVVAACGFLPLAVRIVAARLAARPSWTVASLVPRLADEQRRLDEMRVGTLAVEATFALGYSQLTAEQARAFRLLSLPNGPDVSSGAAAAVLALSAFEAEEVLESLVDASLLEAPGPGRYRFHDLLKLFARRELDKSERPQAKALALRRLLGFYLASAQSAHRLAYEGSAIADNLVVVGSGRTFTTVDEAVAWLIAEGDSLFAAIGQAADSSRTGEQLLPAGDLLVAMEPLLESGTHTREFDQGTRAVLAAALKLGDRGSELRSRYVLGRVLFAANRLREAEEQFRRVRELSAERGEKVVTGEVLNALAVVVGRQRRHAEALTLFEAAMAWYRENGVPAGEALVLSYSARDHLGLGHPEDAIAAAEKGLAIFTEMGSGAGTARARYHLGIVLSRVGRLTEAVHHHAECLAFFRASKQRVWEQRVCSRLAETFIAAERYPEAVRHAEQALVVSREIGHPYGEALSLTVLGKALRGLGSTARSVDCLRRAFDIFSRLGAPEAGDLKVLLDTVALTDPMTGPMTGAAVSGVVET
- a CDS encoding DUF7059 domain-containing protein; protein product: MERLRHHLLETDYTIDGVRERLGSMAASALAREELVPALRATADGDPLAVLIRLWWLGVPVPAAAVAPEVARSGLVEETGDGEIRATVHLQPWETGGYLVSDRKVRPGDPPLRPDHVVGAGGASANLAQLVTRRPVGSALDLGTGCGVQVLHLAGRAGRIVATDLNPRALELARLSWALSGVEGVEARAGSMYDPVGDERFDLIVSNPPFVIAPGDGGELTYRESGQAGDSFCRELVRGTPARLNPGGQAHFLANWLHVEGEDWHDRVGGWLRETGCDGWVVQRDVQDPAEYVELWLRDAAQQGTARYTELYDRWLGWFDDNKVEGIGFGWISLRASGSLDPVVRVEHLDHQVALPVGDYVDDVLDAIAAAHRAQGLDAARLRTADGLLDERIGLPGAEDPIRIVLRQTQGLRRSREVGTVEAALAGVCDGELALGPLLNVIAELVGQGEMPDADAIRPLIAEGYFLL
- a CDS encoding 2-hydroxyacid dehydrogenase, with protein sequence MNRPRALVLPAMPESALARLREVAELTEVPPRPSLGFTDDRLADLVVATGATVLVTDGDQVRASVLDLDLRVVAVLGQPSSVDLALAAERGVTVLHARDRDPDAVAELTLALMLAVSRHIVTADREVRRGRPYHGRVPPAQRHRGRRLTGRTLGIVGLGRTGRAMRWRCEGIGMRVIACDPRDPEATHAFPDLLAESDVVSLHVPLTDETRGLFGYAEFGAMRPGAIYLNTSRGALHDLTALVEALRQGQVGGAGLDHFEGEWLDASHPLIRLPNVVLTPRLGAATGESREELAEALVADLERVLRGDDPDGWAVPLAAEPA
- a CDS encoding TetR/AcrR family transcriptional regulator, translating into MKSAKNGRDGRTRIIEGALRRFSQDGVSATTLASLREESGVSVGSFYHHFASKEHVFGVLYAEILDAYQEAFLAELTRHEEARDGIEAVVAFHMRWAGEHPERARLFISERPPRKQEPGGVEVAEARRAFFRQVSDWWRPHMKNGLLQPVHPTMCYVLWLGPAQEMCRLWFAGAHTPTEEEIKGLGEAAWHSLRQPAG
- a CDS encoding GNAT family N-acetyltransferase → MHQTQIRPVRPEDEERIRHFLCGLSLHTKTLRFFSGYAQPAASLVRAMIALDERRDALVATTPDGEVVGHGMSYRGGLADVEVAVVVTDRWQGLGLGPRLINALVLRAAVRGARTVAADVMGENRRMLRLVRRMWPDARMTVSSGAVEVTAMIDQAVLFAEQGSGATPLTA
- a CDS encoding winged helix-turn-helix transcriptional regulator: MNVPFRVDNCSIERTLDIVGEKWTFLVLREAFSGVRRFADMQAVTGAPRQVLSARLARLVEEGLLRKEPYREPGQRQRDEYRLTDKGRDLYPLLVALMHWGDKYLAGEEGPPVLLTHRDCGAPIELHFRCADGHEVAGPREVTPLPGQGARVRSA
- a CDS encoding SURF1 family cytochrome oxidase biogenesis protein encodes the protein MRVPTLESVYRFLLTPRWLGLTLVVLLVIPAFVLLGRWQYGRFEERSANSERVTANIEAPPVPLEKLAAPGGKVSEDDRFRRVTVAGSYDTAHALVVRRRPQEGRPGFYVLTPLVTAGGTAVLVNRGWVPAGATADTPPAVPPPPTGQVTVTGRLRPSETEESAGLREVSGLPPGQVLLIDAGAIGRRLPYRVLDGYVELIAQQPAATPAPAPVPEPDVGAGGGLNLAYAFQWWLFIGIAIGGWILLMRREAAELRVKARPAAPAAAEEAQTPAT
- a CDS encoding tyrosine-protein phosphatase — encoded protein: MIRHIEFANLCNFRDMGGYRTADGRAVQWQRLYRADSLGWLAGDDLPAFRALRVRTVIDLRHPFEVEKMGRVPESEGQSYHNLPIEGRRWDVAAYSDALGVARYLADRYLEVSEDGVANLRTALETIAEAGNAPVVIHCAAGKDRTGVLAALVLALAGVSEDDIVADYALTGLATERFVADWRRRHPEAPMWPGFGLAPAEAMRHFLTDLSARHGSPERYVTQVIGLSPDAIGELRRHLLTESAPEG
- a CDS encoding amidohydrolase family protein, producing MTTPLLPDPEPRRRDYVIISADDHLIEPPDLFEGRLPEKYADVAPKVVETEAGHQVWRYGGATYPCAGIDVGAGLPREQWTLDPVRFENMRPGCHDIEARVQDMDVAGIWAALCFPGMLAQQAGMPFARTRDQELGLALVRAWNDWHIDVWAGTYPERMIGLQLPWLPDPDVAAKEIRANAARGFKAVVFPEFPNRMRLPSIHTGHWDPFFAACEETGTVVCLHTSDSSWSPVPSPDTPIEAITTLMPTTAMFACADWLWSGLPLRFPALRVLIVEGGVGWLPLLAERADYALDHPVAGEASWDGGLKPSEVLRRNFFFGTRDDHALSGVRLAVGLDHVLQESGYPHSDSTWPDTQKAVSRNLGPLPPADIARVAYGNAARLFGHPLPSRAWLRMEEI